In Hyla sarda isolate aHylSar1 chromosome 12, aHylSar1.hap1, whole genome shotgun sequence, a genomic segment contains:
- the NXPH3 gene encoding neurexophilin-3, with product MQLTQCCFIFLVQGSIYLVICGQEDSSSDPDDEDQSDAKPNSRPRIPRRRSPSPSRSRSSSPSNSTILQLLSNSPEFWDVLNSLSELGHNPEPPVPARNRRQSVLRSTGRAKKIFGWGDFYSNIKTVKLNLLITGKVVDHGNGSFSVYFLHNSTGQGNVSVSLVPPSKVLDFDLEQQMYAEAKESKIFNCRVEFEKVDKAIKTGLCPHDPSKTCHQQQTRSKVSWTCSHPFKIVCVYVSFYTTDYRLVQKVCPDYNYHSSSPYSPSG from the exons ATGCAGCTCACACAATGCTGTTTTATATTCCTGGTTCAAGGCAGCATCTATCTG GTAATCTGTGGCCAAGAAGACTCTTCTAGTGACCCAGATGATGAAGATCAGTCAGATGCAAAGCCCAATTCCAGGCCTCGAATCCCCAGGAGACGGTCCCCTTCTCCATCCCGATCTCGTAGCTCAAGCCCCTCAAACTCCACCATCCTACAACTTCTATCCAACTCTCCTGAATTTTGGGATGTCCTGAACAGTCTTTCAGAGCTGGGCCATAATCCAGAACCCCCAGTTCCAGCTAGGAATCGACGTCAGTCTGTGCTAAGGTCAACAGGAAGAGCCAAGAAAATCTTTGGTTGGGGGgatttttattccaatatcaagACAGTAAAGCTCAACCTTCTCATCACAGGAAAAGTAGTGGATCATGGGAATGGGTCCTTCAGTGTCTACTTTCTCCACAACTCTACAGGCCAAGGGAATGTTTCTGTTAGTCTTGTACCACCTTCCAAAGTCCTTGACTTTGACTTGGAGCAGCAAATGTATGCTGAAGCAAAGGAGTCAAAAATCTTCAATTGTCGAGTGGAATTTGAAAAAGTAGATAAAGCAATTAAGACGGGTTTATGTCCTCATGACCCATCAAAGACCTGCCACCAGCAGCAAACTCGTAGCAAGGTCTCATGGACATGCTCTCACCCATTCAAGATTGTTTGTGTATATGTCTCCTTTTACACAACAGATTATAGACTAGTGCAAAAGGTTTGCCCTGACTATAACTATCACAGCAGCTCTCCGTATTCACCCTCAGGCTGA